From the genome of Alosa alosa isolate M-15738 ecotype Scorff River chromosome 20, AALO_Geno_1.1, whole genome shotgun sequence, one region includes:
- the dtnbp1b gene encoding dystrobrevin binding protein 1b isoform X1, with product MSTPGSKDSSKRNSSELDSEHAQRVPEAELQQQVKLKDRQKFFEEAFQQDVEQYLSTGYLQITERREPIGSMSSMEVNVDMLEQMDLMDISDHEALDVFLNSGGEDNSVASPLLDPDVESFTTEITLQVPTQAELRHKLSSLSSTCTDSASQDTEAGEDDDEVEEDEEEEEEEEEPQGAASLSSARSAHRAPRGRGGNRSVAMASTSLSASQTVKNGQGNSIQTT from the exons CGGAGCTGGACTCCGAGCATGCTCAGAGGGTCCCAGAGGCGGAGCTCCAGCAGCAGGTGAAGTTGAAGGACAGGCAGAAGTTCTTTGAGGAGGCGTTCCAGCAGGATGTGGAGCAGTACTTGTCTACTGGATACCTGCAGATCactgagaggagag AGCCAATAGGAAGCATGTCATCTATGGAGGTGAATGTGGACATGCTGGAGCAGATGGACCTCATGGACATATCAGACCATGAGGCACTCGACGTCTTTCTCAACTCTGGAGGGGAGGACAACAGTGTTGCTTCACCTCTGCTCG ATCCGGACGTGGAGTCCTTCACCACCGAGATCACGCTGCAGGTGCCCACTCAGGCAGAGCTGCGTCACAAGCTGTCATCGCTCTCGTCCACCTGCACGGACTCCGCCAGCCAGGACACGGAGGCCGGCGAGGACGATGATGAGgtagaggaggacgaggaggaggaggaggaggaagaggaaccACAGGGAGCTGCAAGTCTGTCCAGTGCTCGGTCAGCGCACAGGGCACctcgaggaagaggagggaacaGGAGCGTTGCCATGGCATCCACATCGTTGTCAGCTAGTCAGACAGTGAAGAATGGACAAGGGAACAGCATCCAGACCACGTAA
- the dtnbp1b gene encoding dystrobrevin binding protein 1b isoform X2, translated as MSTPGSKDSSKRNSSELDSEHAQRVPEAELQQQVKLKDRQKFFEEAFQQDVEQYLSTGYLQITERRGSMSSMEVNVDMLEQMDLMDISDHEALDVFLNSGGEDNSVASPLLDPDVESFTTEITLQVPTQAELRHKLSSLSSTCTDSASQDTEAGEDDDEVEEDEEEEEEEEEPQGAASLSSARSAHRAPRGRGGNRSVAMASTSLSASQTVKNGQGNSIQTT; from the exons CGGAGCTGGACTCCGAGCATGCTCAGAGGGTCCCAGAGGCGGAGCTCCAGCAGCAGGTGAAGTTGAAGGACAGGCAGAAGTTCTTTGAGGAGGCGTTCCAGCAGGATGTGGAGCAGTACTTGTCTACTGGATACCTGCAGATCactgagaggagag GAAGCATGTCATCTATGGAGGTGAATGTGGACATGCTGGAGCAGATGGACCTCATGGACATATCAGACCATGAGGCACTCGACGTCTTTCTCAACTCTGGAGGGGAGGACAACAGTGTTGCTTCACCTCTGCTCG ATCCGGACGTGGAGTCCTTCACCACCGAGATCACGCTGCAGGTGCCCACTCAGGCAGAGCTGCGTCACAAGCTGTCATCGCTCTCGTCCACCTGCACGGACTCCGCCAGCCAGGACACGGAGGCCGGCGAGGACGATGATGAGgtagaggaggacgaggaggaggaggaggaggaagaggaaccACAGGGAGCTGCAAGTCTGTCCAGTGCTCGGTCAGCGCACAGGGCACctcgaggaagaggagggaacaGGAGCGTTGCCATGGCATCCACATCGTTGTCAGCTAGTCAGACAGTGAAGAATGGACAAGGGAACAGCATCCAGACCACGTAA
- the jarid2b gene encoding LOW QUALITY PROTEIN: protein Jumonji (The sequence of the model RefSeq protein was modified relative to this genomic sequence to represent the inferred CDS: inserted 2 bases in 1 codon), translated as MSKERPKRNIIQKRYDDSDGIPWSEERVVRKVLYLSLKEFKSAQKRQLSDDLTDGTKGSNGSLNGQLKGSGGKGGYKDGGSRSKNAGSESSEEGPAKKRPRLQAQRKFAQSQPNSPSTTPIKMADASLPTPSAHITDLSRRKPKTEDFLTFLCLRGYSTSQTEGSPALPSHMAYFGSSQEADDLDSDDECEEVELDHCVASVSCQSTPRKGKLPSRLNGHVFNGHGKSQRDREPLPTPTPRSRGRDCSGGRERSERADQRRDLATPQHMGVTARTPTTNATTNGVTHRREELRKQVSKVNGVTRSAQGGTHMGGAKKAKDFRLPSKTVKYTATVTKGHVTYTKAKRDLVKKTKLNHSKHSSSSSSSSSSSLPSSTAALRLHTNNQSPHPASGHQPQLPLSGKAQSSNAKTRKQVLASNGLQSQLPASGGAVRLNGRLNGQLGAKDERGQGREGLRHSKRRLEAASGGPPLPERAAVPSEWSSVTAATAPVTSSGKAEEPRRLVQSPPTDGKKLKLQPSPLETRSRKAVSAITLPNGHAAATAAPVTPPQALEPPQPAPPPPATATPTAPTPAAHPQSQPERQRPKRASAGKLMLMRQAQQQRVQLAAAAHNRSSTSAGDLRTERERERERERERERERERRERALVGTSRTGSCPEAPCSGESWLEFQDQLVYLGRVLWRAELSGLCRVVPPPDWRPECKLSDEMRFVTQVQRVHKLGRRWGPNEQRLACIKRHLRSQGIHMDEPPIIGGCEVDLARFFQLINDMGGMQQVMDLKKWSRLADLLRIPRSAQDRLAKLQEAYLQYLLSYDSLSPDEHLALEQAVLAEKEELERRRGPLEGQLDPAPLALPRYEPKNGLLPAGTPRNGFRSRNGTASSCLASKETDVSPAKAGRRRLFAQEKRDAVPDGEEEEXEEEEEEEENKGVLSEQHKCVYKGKSVSLTTFYRIARNTMNMCFNKEPAASEVEQEYWRIVEQRDCHVAVHYGKVDTNTHGSGFPVGKSEPFSKHGWNLTVLPNNSGSILRHLGAVPGVTIPWLNIGMVFSTSCWSRDQNRLPYIDYLHTGADCIWYSVPAEEKTKLDKVVHRLLQANGTPGLEMLERNVMISPEVLSREGIRVHRTVQQSGQFVVCFPGTFVSKVCCGYSVSETVHFATPQWMNLGYETAKDLKCRRIAKPFSMEKLLYQIATAEAKRDNGVLLSTISTPLKDLRNVEMRQRQELYEAGLLSSARYGTPDNNQSPSDGRKKPRKWLALESSERRCQTCQHLCYLSMVVQENENVVFCLECALDYVEKYKSCRGLKMMYRYDEEQINSLVNQVCGKAMVKSSDNCNSPPGSGKAGAKRGARKRATVEVSLSRLSPSTPPPPSATHLPKNNTHLPKSTALVS; from the exons GCCACGGCTCCAGGCCCAGAGGAAGTTTGCCCAGTCCCAGCCCAACTCCCCCAGCACCACCCCTATCAAGATGGCCGACGCCTCCTTACCCACGCCTTCAGCACACATCACAGACCTCTCCCGCCGCAAACCCAAAACGGAGGACTTCCTCACCTTCTTATGTCTGCGAG GTTACTCCACGAGCCAAACTGAAG GGTCACCAGCATTGCCCAGTCACATGGCATACTTTGGGAGCTCTCAGGAGGCCGATGATCTGGACAGTGATGATGAGTGCGAGGAGGTGGAGCTTGACCATTGTGTGGCGTCCGTGTCCTGCCAATCGACACCGAGGAAGGGCAAACTGCCGAGCAGGCTCAATGGGCATG TGTTTAATGGCCACGGTAAGAGCCAGCGGGATAGGGAGCCCCTGCCCACACCCACGCCTCGGTCACGGGGTCGGGACTGCTCAGGGGGACGGGAGCGCAGCGAGAGGGCCGACCAGCGGAGGGACCTTGCTACCCCCCAGCACATGGGAGTCACGGCGAGGACCCCCACCACCAACGCTACCACCAACGGCGTCACACACCGCAGAGAGGAGCTCCGCAAGCAG GTGTCGAAAGTAAACGGGGTGACCCGGTCTGCCCAAGGGGGTACACACATGGGCGGTGCCAAAAAAGCGAAAGACTTCCGACTACCGTCCAAAACTGTGAAGTACACAGCCACCGTGACCAAGGGCCACGTCACCTACACCAAAGCCAAGCGGGACCTGGTGAAGAAAACCAAACTGAACCACAGCAAACactcatcttcatcatcttcatcgTCGTCTTCGTCCCTGCCCTCGTCCACAGCTGCCCTGCGCCTGCACACAAACAATCAGTCCCCGCACCCCGCCAGTGGACACCAGCCTCAGCTGCCCCTCTCAGGAAAAGCCCAAAGTAGCAATGCAAAAACACGGAAACAGGTGCTCGCGTCCAACGGGCTGCAGTCCCAGCTTCCGGCCAGTGGCGGCGCTGTGAGGCTCAATGGCCGACTCAACGGTCAGCTCGGTGCCAAGGACGAGAGGGGGCAAGGGCGGGAGGGGCTGCGCCACTCCAAGAGGCGCCTGGAGGCGGCGTCGGGAGGTCCTCCGCTGCCGGAGCGTGCCGCTGTGCCCTCGGAGTGGTCGTCCGTGACCGCCGCCACGGCCCCAGTGACCTCTTCAGGGAAGGCGGAGGAGCCGCGCCGCCTCGTCCAGTCCCCGCCAACGGACGGCAAGAAGCTGAAGCTGCAGCCGAGCCCCCTGGAGACGCGCAGCCGCAAGGCCGTCTCGGCCATCACACTGCCCAACGGGCACGCGGCGGCCACAGCGGCCCCGGTGACCCCACCCCAGGCACTCGAGCCCCCCCAGCCTGCGCCCCCACCCCCGGCCACCGCCACCCCCACCGCCCCCACCCCCGCAGCCCACCCCCAGAGCCAGCCCGAGCGCCAGCGGCCCAAGCGCGCATCCGCCGGCAAGCTGATGCTCATGCGGCAGGCCCAGCAGCAGCGCGTCCAGCTGGCCGCCGCCGCCCACAACCGCTCGTCTACCTCAGCCGGCGACCTGCGCACGGAGcgcgagagggagagggagcgggagagagagagggagagagagcgggagaggcGGGAGCGAGCGCTGGTGGGGACCAGCCGGACTGGCAGCTGCCCCGAGGCGCCGTGCTCCGGCGAGTCTTGGCTGGAGTTCCAGGACCAGCTTGTCTACCTGGGCCGCGTCTTGTGGCGGGCCGAGCTGTCCGGCCTGTGCCGCGTGGTGCCCCCGCCCGACTGGCGGCCGGAGTGCAAGCTGAGCGACGAGATGCGCTTCGTGACGCAGGTGCAGCGCGTGCACAAGCTGGGCCGGCGCTGGGGGCCCAACGAGCAGCGTCTGGCCTGCATCAAGAGACACCTCCGATCTCAGGGCATCCACATGGACGAGCCACCCATCATAG GTGGCTGTGAGGTGGACCTGGCGCGCTTCTTCCAGCTGATCAACGACATGGGCGGCATGCAGCAGGTGATGGACCTGAAGAAGTGGAGCCGCCTGGCCGACCTGCTGCGCATCCCGCGGTCAGCACAGGACCGGCTGGCCAAGCTGCAGGAGGCCTACCTGCAGTACCTGCTCTCCTACGACTCGCTCAGCCCCGACGAGCACCTGGCACTGGAGCAGGCGGTCCTCGCCGAGAAGGAGGAGTTGGAGCGCCGGCGCGGGCCGCTGGAGGGCCAGCTGGACCCCGCACCCCTCGCGCTGCCCAGGTACGAGCCCAAGAACGGCCTCCTGCCCGCGGGGACGCCGCGCAACGGCTTCCGCAGCCGCAACGGGACCGCCAGCAGCTGCCTGGCCAGCAAGGAGACGGACGTGTCCCCGGCGAAGGCCGGCCGCAGGAGGCTATTTGCTCAGGAAAAAAGGGATGCTGTACCcgatggagaagaggagga ggaggaggaggaggaggaggaggagaacaaaGGAGTTCTCAGCGAACAGCACAAGTGTGTGTACAAG GGGAAATCAGTATCGTTGACAACCTTCTACAGAATAGCCAGGAACACCATGAACATGTGCTTTAACAAGGAGCCAGCTGCAAGTGAAGTGGAg caAGAGTACTGGCGGATAGTGGAGCAGAGGGATTGCCACGTGGCAGTGCATTATGGGAAGGTGGACACGAACACCCACGGAAGCGGCTTCCCTGTGGGAAAATCAGAGCCATTTTCAAA GCATGGATGGAACCTTACAGTCCTTCCCAATAACTCTGGGTCCATCCTGCGACATCTAGGTGCTGTACCAG GGGTGACTATTCCCTGGCTGAACATTGGCATGGTCTTTTCTACCTCATGCTGGTCTCGAGACCAAAACCGCCTTCCATACATTGATTACTTACACACTGGTGCTGACTGCATTTG GTATTCTGTTCCTGCTGAGGAGAAGACTAAGCTTGATAAGGTGGTGCACAGACTTCTGCAGGCCAATGGCACGCCAGGTCTAGAGATGCTGGAGAGAAACGTcatg ATCTCTCCAGAGGTGCTATCTCGTGAGGGCATCCGGGTGCACCGGACAGTCCAGCAAAGTGGTCAGTTTGTTGTCTGCTTCCCTGGAACATTTGTCTCCAAAGTGTGTTGTGGCTACAGTGTCTCTGAAACAGTGCACTTCGCCACCCCCCAGTGGATGAACCTGGGATATGAGACTGCCAAG GATCTGAAATGCCGGCGCATCGCCAAACCTTTCTCTATGGAGAAGCTCCTCTACCAGATCGCCACAGCTGAGGCCAAGCGTGACAATGGTGTTCTCCTCAGTACAATCTCCACTCCTCTCAAAGATCTCAG GAATGTAGAGATGAGGCAGCGACAGGAGCTCTATGAGGCTGGACTCCTCTCTTCCGCCCGCTACGGTACACCAGACAACAACCAATCACCCAGCGATGGCCGCAAGAAGCCCCGCAAGTGGCTGGCCCTGGAGTCGTCCGAGCGGCGGTGCCAAACCTGCCAGCACCTGTGTTACCTGTCCATG GTGGTGCAGGAGAATGAGAATGTGGTCTTCTGTCTGGAGTGTGCTCTGGACTATGTGGAGAAATACAAGTCCTGCCGTGGCCTCAAAATGATGTACCGCTATGATGAG GAGCAGATCAATAGTCTGGTGAATCAGGTATGTGGGAAGGCTATGGTGAAGAGCTCTGACAACTGCAACAGCCCCCCGGGGTCTGGCAAGGCAGGGGCCAAGCGGGGTGCTCGGAAGCGTGCCACCGTCGAGGTGTCCCTGTCCCGCCTGTCCCCCAgcacacccccacctcccagtgcCACACACCTGcccaaaaacaacacacacctccccaaaAGCACCGCGCTCGTGTCCTGA